Below is a window of Candidatus Flexicrinis affinis DNA.
CCGTCACACGAGCGCCGATCCTGCCGCCGCCTGCCGCGCCGGACGGGTTCCGCGGCGGCAACTAGGCCAAAAGCGCCGCCGACAGGGTGCCAGAGTGAAGCGGAGCAGGAAACCCTGCTCCGCTTGTTTTGTGTTGGGACCACACGACGTCGCGATCACGCGCCGAGGCCGAGGCGTTTGCAGAGATCGCCGAGGGTCTCTTGTTCGGTGGGCGAGAGGGCGGACATCGCGGCGGAGATGCCGGCAATGTGCGCGGGCAGGATCGATTCGAGCAGTGCGCGCCCGTGGTCCGTGATGTGAACGCGCATGACACGGTTGTCGGCCGGGTCGCGCTCGCGCGTGATCAGGTCGTGTTTTTCGCACGTCTTGAGGACCGACGAGATGTTGCCGGTGCTCTTGAGCAGCTTTTGAGCAAGGGTGGTTTGCGAGAGCGTCCCGAGGTGATAGAGTGCTTCCAACACGGCAAACTGGCTGAGCGAAAGGTTATGCGCGGCGAGGTGTGCGCTGGTGCGATGGAGGATGCTTTCGGCGGCGCGCTGTAGCTTAATGTAGGCGTTGAGGGCGCGGATTTCGTCGGGGGTGCCGGAGTAGTGGGTGGGCATGAGTCCTCTGTCGGGGCGACTCTGATACGCTTCTAACGCGAGCGTGGTTGACAAGTGAATTATACCGCATTAAACTGTCAAGTATCGAATAGTTCAATATCAAACTATTCGATGCATGCTCAAACCACAATCCGTTTGCGTTAAGGTGCCACGCGGACACATCCGAAGACCTCACCAGCCGTCCCGTCTTCGCTGTGAGAGGCCGGGCGTGAGGTCGGCACGGCGCAGGCGAAGTGTCGAAAGTCAGGAGGAACCCATGAATCTCGGCGGAATTCACCACGTGACGTCGGTCTCGGCGCAAATCGGGCTGAACGCGGCATTTTACACGCGCATCCTCGGTCTGCGCCTCGTCAAGAAGTCGGTCAATCAGGACGATGTCAGCGCCTATCACCTGTTCTACGCGGACAAGGTCGGCAGTCCCGGCACGGACATGACGTTCTTCGACTGGCCGAGCGTCCCGCGTGAAACGCGCGGCACCGACAGCATCACGCTCACGGCGTTTCGCGTCCCCGACGAGGCAGCGCTGTACTACTGGGCCAATCGCTTCGAAGAGTACGGCGTTCAGCACAGTGGGATTGAGCAGTTCGCGGGCCGCAGCGTAATCCGCTTCGAGGATCGCGAGGGCCAGCGCCTAATGCTCATGGACGACGGCGGCGCGGACTATCACGGCACGTACTGGGAAGAACCGGGCATCCCCGAGCCGGTCGCGATCCGCGGGTTCTACGCCTCGATGATCTCCGTGCCGCGGCTGGAGCACGTCGAACCGATCCTGACTCAAGTGCTCAACATGCGCGAATCAGCGCGGCATCCGTACCCCGATGGCCGCGAAGTGATCCTTTACGACATTGGCGAAGGCGGCCCCAACCGCGAGCTGTGGGTGATGGAGGAGCGCAACATTCAGCGTGCCCGGCCCGGCGCAGGCGGCACGCATCACGTCGCCTTCCGCGTCAAGGACTTCGACGAGCAGCAGTACTGGCACAACCGTGTGAGCAGTGTC
It encodes the following:
- a CDS encoding MarR family transcriptional regulator; the encoded protein is MPTHYSGTPDEIRALNAYIKLQRAAESILHRTSAHLAAHNLSLSQFAVLEALYHLGTLSQTTLAQKLLKSTGNISSVLKTCEKHDLITRERDPADNRVMRVHITDHGRALLESILPAHIAGISAAMSALSPTEQETLGDLCKRLGLGA
- a CDS encoding ring-cleaving dioxygenase, translating into MNLGGIHHVTSVSAQIGLNAAFYTRILGLRLVKKSVNQDDVSAYHLFYADKVGSPGTDMTFFDWPSVPRETRGTDSITLTAFRVPDEAALYYWANRFEEYGVQHSGIEQFAGRSVIRFEDREGQRLMLMDDGGADYHGTYWEEPGIPEPVAIRGFYASMISVPRLEHVEPILTQVLNMRESARHPYPDGREVILYDIGEGGPNRELWVMEERNIQRARPGAGGTHHVAFRVKDFDEQQYWHNRVSSVGLPISGFVDRYYFKSIYFRISNGILFEIATDGPGFATDEDLETLGERLALPPFLEDRREEIEAQLKPIVMPETV